One stretch of Epinephelus lanceolatus isolate andai-2023 chromosome 15, ASM4190304v1, whole genome shotgun sequence DNA includes these proteins:
- the coch gene encoding cochlin gives MSQLSVLLPLTGLLFLVSSTFGSESSVPYPVTCVTRGVDLMEDRVVVLCPPDCTQWRVSVFGTGIYASVSSVCGAAIHRGVLRPSGGPVRVHKLQGRHNYMSSYAHGIQSQALPHWTASFSLTKPVNVPLELTSETSTTALPAAAQPAKKPLKKPSVKKALTGGNKDCQMDIAMVIDSSNNIGQRRFNLQKNFVAKLAAMLKVGSTGPHIGLIQASDSPRTEFLLNNYTQPKELLFAIKELAYLGGDTNIGKAIMHTAETFFTQEKGGRRGHPRVMMVLVDGWPSDDLEQAATLARESGINVFLVSVAKPAPEELPMVRDKDFMKKAVCKDNGFFNYLIPSWFSTTKHVKPLTQRLCSLDSLLCSKTCYNSVNIGFLIDGSSSVGEGNFQLVLDFLAGIASSFDISDVGARVGAVQFTYDQRLEFGLFDHSSKDESINALRRIPYMSGGTSTGAAISYTTQNLFRRTGPGRNFLIVVTDGQSYDNVRDPAMIAQKQGITMYSVGVAWAPMDDLKAMASEPKDSHTFFTREFTGLAEFVPPLVRGICRDFTENN, from the exons ATGTCTCAGCTGTCTGTCCTGCTGCCTCTGACAG gCCTTCTCTTCTTGGTGTCCTCGACATTTGGATCAGAGTCCAGCG TGCCGTACCCTGTGACCTGTGTGACCCGTGGAGTTGACCTGATGGAGGACAgagtggtggttttgtgtcctCCAGACTGCACCCAGTGGAGGGTGTCGGTGTTCGGGACGGGGATCTACGCCTCCGTCTCCTCCGTCTGTGGAGCTGCCATCCACAG GGGGGTGCTGCGTCCGTCCGGTGGCCCCGTCAGGGTTCACAAGCTGCAGGGACGACACAACTACATGAGCTCTTACGCCCACGGCATCCAATCACAGGCCCTGCCCCACTGGACCGCCTCCTTCAGCCTCACCA aGCCTGTTAATGTTCCACTGGAGTTGACCAGTGAGACCAGCACCACAGCTCTGCCTGCAGCTGCACAGCCAG caaAGAAACCACTGAAGAAGCCATCAGTGAAGAAAGCTCTGACAGGTGGAAATAAAG aCTGTCAGATGGACATCGCCATGGTGATCGACAGCAGTAACAACATCGGGCAGCGAAGATTTAACCTGCAAAAGAACTTTGTTGCCAAGCTGGCGGCCATGTTGAAAGTTGGATCAACAGGACCACATATAGGACTGATCCAGGccag TGATTCTCCCAGGACAGAGTTCTTACTGAACAACTACACTCAGCCTAAAGAGCTGCTGTTTGCCATCAAGGAGCTGGCCTACCTGGGAGGAGACACCAACATag GTAAGGCCATCATGCACACGGCGGAGACCTTCTTCACCCAGGAGAAAGGGGGGAGGCGGGGTCACCCCCGGGTGATGATGGTGCTGGTTGACGGCTGGCCATCTGATGACTTGGAGCAGGCGGCCACGTTGGCCAGAGAGTCCGGCATCAATGTGTTCTTGGTGTCTGTGGCCAAACCGGCACCTGAGGAGCTCCCCATGGTGCGAGACAAGGACTTCATGAAGAAG GCGGTGTGTAAAGATAATGGTTTCTTCAATTATTTGATCCCCAGCTGGTTCAGCACCACCAAACACGTCAAACCTCTCACTCAGAGGCTCTGCTCGCTGGACAGCCTGCTCTGCA GTAAAACCTGCTACAACTCAGTGAACATCGGGTTCCTTATCGACGGTTCCTCCAGCGTCGGAGAGGGAAACTTCCAGCTGGTCCTGGACTTCTTGGCAGGAATCGCCAGCAGCTTTGACATCTCAGACGTGGGCGCTCGTGTCG GTGCGGTGCAGTTCACCTACGATCAGAGGCTGGAGTTCGGCCTGTTTGACCACTCCAGCAAAGATGAATCCATCAACGCCTTGAGGAGGATCCCCTACATGAGCGGAGGAACATCCACTGGAGCCGCCATCAGCTACACCACCCAGAACCTGTTCAG GCGGACGGGACCAGGTCGCAACTTCCTCATTGTGGTGACGGACGGCCAGTCATATGATAATGTCAGAGACCCGGCCATGATTGCGCAGAAACAAG GCATCACCATGTACTCAGTGGGCGTGGCCTGGGCACCCATGGACGACCTCAAAGCAATGGCATCAGAGCCGAAGGACAGCCACACCTTTTTCACCAGGGAGTTTACCGGCCTCGCCGAGTTCGTCCCTCCACTGGTCCGAGGCATCTGCCGAGACTTCACAGAAAACAACTAA